A window of the Cynocephalus volans isolate mCynVol1 chromosome 10, mCynVol1.pri, whole genome shotgun sequence genome harbors these coding sequences:
- the TNPO2 gene encoding transportin-2 isoform X2, with the protein MDWQPDEQGLQQVLQLLKDSQSPNTATQRIVQDKLKQLNQFPDFNNYLIFVLTRLKSEDEPTRSLSGLILKNNVKAHYQSFPPPVADFIKQECLNNIGDASSLIRATIGILITTIASKGELQMWPELLPQLCNLLNSEDYNTCEGAFGALQKICEDSSELLDSDALNRPLNIMIPKFLQFFKHCSPKIRSHAIACVNQFIMDRAQALMDNIDTFIEHLFALAVDDDPEVRKNVCRALVMLLEVRIDRLIPHMHSIIQYMLQRTQDHDENVALEACEFWLTLAEQPICKEVLASHLVQLIPILVNGMKYSEIDIILLKGDVEEDEAVPDSEQDIKPRFHKSRTVTLPHEAERPDGSEDTEDDDDDDALSDWNLRKCSAAALDVLANVFREELLPHLLPLLKGLLFHPEWVVKESGILVLGAIAEGCMQGMVPYLPELIPHLIQCLSDKKALVRSIACWTLSRYAHWVVSQPPDMHLKPLMTELLKRILDGNKRVQEAACSAFATLEEEACTELVPYLSYILDTLVFAFGKYQHKNLLILYDAIGTLADSVGHHLNQPEYIQKLMPPLIQKWNELKDEDKDLFPLLECLSSVATALQSGFLPYCEPVYQRCVTLVQKTLAQAMMYTQHPEQYEAPDKDFMIVALDLLSGLAEGLGVHVEQLVARSNIMTLLFQCMQDSMPEVRQSSFALLGDLTKACFIHVKPCIAEFMPILGTNLNPEFISVCNNATWAIGEICMQMGAEMQPYVQMVLNNLVEIINRPNTPKTLLENTGRLTSPSAIPAITIGRLGYVCPQEVAPMLQQFIRPWCTSLRNIRDNEEKDSAFRGICMMIGVNPGGVVQDFIFFCDAVASWVSPKDDLRDMFYKILHGFKDQVGEENWQQFSEQFPPLLKERLAAFYGV; encoded by the exons ATGGACTGGCAGCCAGACGAGCAGGGCCTGCAGCAGGTCCTGCAGCTGCTCAAAGATTCACAGTCGCCCAACACGGCCACGCAGCGCATCGTGCAGGAt aaactcaaacaactcaaccaGTTTCCTGACTTCAACAACTACCTGATCTTTGTCCTGACCAGACTCAAGTCAGAAG ATGAGCCAACTCGCTCTCTCAGTGGCCTCATTCTCAAGAACAATGTGAAGGCACATTACCAGAGCTTCCCGCCGCCCGTGGCTGATTTTATCAAACAGGAGTGTCTCAACAATATTGGCGACGCCTCCTCGCTCATCCGAGCCACCATCG GCATTCTGATCACCACCATCGCTTCCAAGGGCGAACTGCAGATGTGGCCCGAGCTGCTGCCTCAGCTGTGCAACCTGCTCAACTCGGAGGATTACAACACTTGTGAG GGAGCCTTTGGGGCCCTGCAGAAGATCTGCGAAGACTCGTCTGAGCTTCTGGACAGTGATGCCCTCAACAGGCCCCTCAACATCATGATCCCCAAGTTTCTGCAATTCTTCAAGCACTGCAGCCCCAAGATCCG GTCCCATGCCATAGCCTGTGTGAACCAGTTCATCATGGACCGGGCCCAGGCACTGATGGACAATATTGACACCTTCATCGAG CACCTGTTTGCCCTGGCCGTGGACGATGACCCCGAGGTGCGGAAGAATGTATGCCGCGCCCTGGTGATGCTTCTGGAAGTGCGGATTGACAGGCTCATCCCCCACATGCACAGCATTATCCAG TACATGTTGCAGAGGACCCAGGACCATGATGAGAATGTGGCCCTTGAGGCCTGCGAGTTCTGGCTGACGCTGGCTGAGCAGCCCATCTGCAAGGAAGTCCTGGCCTCCCATCTGGTCCA GTTGATCCCCATTCTGGTAAATGGGATGAAATACTCGGAAATTGACATCATCCTGCTCAAG GGGGACGTGGAGGAGGACGAAGCAGTCCCTGACAGCGAGCAGGACATCAAGCCGCGCTTCCACAAGTCGCGCACAGTGACGCTGCCCCATGAGGCCGAGAGGCCCGATGGCTCCGAGGACACAGAGGACGATGATGACGACGATGCTTTGTCCGACTGGAATCTGA GGAAGTGCTCAGCAGCTGCACTGGACGTCCTCGCCAACGTCTTCCGGGAGGAACTGCTGCCCCACCTACTTCCCCTGCTCAAGGGCCTCCTCTTCCACCCCGAGTGGGTGGTCAAGGAGTCAGGCATCCTGGTGCTGGGTGCCATTGCTGAGG GCTGCATGCAGGGCATGGTGCCCTACCTACCTGAGCTGATCCCGCACCTCATCCAGTGCCTGTCAGACAAGAAGGCCCTGGTGCGGTCCATTGCCTGCTGGACGCTGAGCCGCTACGCCCACTGGGTGGTCAGCCAGCCGCCCGACATGCATCTCAAGCCTTTGATGACAGAGCTGCTCAAACGCATCCTGGATGGCAACAAGAGGGTGCAGGAGGCAGCCTGCAG TGCCTTTGCTACCCTGGAGGAGGAGGCCTGCACAGAGCTGGTGCCCTACCTCAGCTACATCCTGGACACCCTTGTCTTTGCCTTCGGCAAGTACCAGCACAAGAACCTGCTCATCCTCTACGACGCCATCGGCACCCTGGCCGACTCTGTGGGCCACCACCTCAACCAGCCG GAGTACATCCAGAAGCTGATGCCCCCACTGATCCAGAAGTGGAATGAGCTCAAGGATGAGGACAAGGATCTCTTCCCCCTGCTGGAG TGCCTGTCATCAGTGGCCACCGCCCTACAGAGCGGCTTCCTGCCCTACTGCGAACCCGTCTACCAGCGCTGTGTCACCCTGGTGCAGAAGACACTGGCCCAGGCCATG ATGTACACCCAGCACCCCGAGCAGTATGAGGCTCCCGACAAGGACTTCATGATCGTGGCACTGGACCTGCTCAGCGGCCTGGCCGAGGGCCTGGGGGTCCACGTGGAGCAGCTCGTGGCCCGCAGCAACATCATGACACTGCTTTTCCAGTGCATGCAG GACTCAATGCCCGAGGTCCGGCAGAGCTCCTTCGCCCTCCTGGGAGACCTCACCAAAGCCTGCTTCATACACGTCAAGCCCTGTATCG CCGAGTTCATGCCCATCCTGGGCACCAACCTGAATCCTGAGTTCATCTCTGTCTGCAACAATGCCACCTGGGCCATCGGTGAGATCTGCATGCAGATGG GGGCAGAGATGCAGCCATACGTGCAGATGGTCCTCAACAACCTGGTGGAGATCATTAACCGACCCAACACGCCCAAGACGCTGCTGGAAAACACAG GTCGCCTGACGAGTCCCTCTGCCATTCCAGCCATCACCATCGGCCGCCTGGGCTACGTGTGCCCACAGGAGGTGGCACCCATGCTGCAGCAGTTCATTCGGCCTTG GTGCACATCCCTCAGGAACATCAGGGACAATGAGGAGAAGGACTCAGCCTTCCGGGGCATCTGCATGATGATTGGCGTCAACCCTGGGGGCGTCGTGCAG gactttattttcttctgtgacGCTGTAGCCTCCTGGGTGAGCCCGAAGGATGACCTTCGGGACATGTTTTATAAG ATTCTCCATGGCTTCAAAGACCAAGTGGGAGAGGAGAACTGGCAGCAGTTCTCTGAGCAGTTCCCACCGCTGCTCAAGGAGAGGCTGGCGGCCTTCTACGGGGTCTAG
- the TNPO2 gene encoding transportin-2 isoform X3 has protein sequence MDWQPDEQGLQQVLQLLKDSQSPNTATQRIVQDKLKQLNQFPDFNNYLIFVLTRLKSEDEPTRSLSGLILKNNVKAHYQSFPPPVADFIKQECLNNIGDASSLIRATIGILITTIASKGELQMWPELLPQLCNLLNSEDYNTCEGAFGALQKICEDSSELLDSDALNRPLNIMIPKFLQFFKHCSPKIRSHAIACVNQFIMDRAQALMDNIDTFIEHLFALAVDDDPEVRKNVCRALVMLLEVRIDRLIPHMHSIIQYMLQRTQDHDENVALEACEFWLTLAEQPICKEVLASHLVQLIPILVNGMKYSEIDIILLKGDVEEDEAVPDSEQDIKPRFHKSRTVTLPHEAERPDGSEDTEDDDDDDALSDWNLRKCSAAALDVLANVFREELLPHLLPLLKGLLFHPEWVVKESGILVLGAIAEGCMQGMVPYLPELIPHLIQCLSDKKALVRSIACWTLSRYAHWVVSQPPDMHLKPLMTELLKRILDGNKRVQEAACSAFATLEEEACTELVPYLSYILDTLVFAFGKYQHKNLLILYDAIGTLADSVGHHLNQPEYIQKLMPPLIQKWNELKDEDKDLFPLLECLSSVATALQSGFLPYCEPVYQRCVTLVQKTLAQAMMYTQHPEQYEAPDKDFMIVALDLLSGLAEGLGVHVEQLVARSNIMTLLFQCMQDSMPEVRQSSFALLGDLTKACFIHVKPCIAEFMPILGTNLNPEFISVCNNATWAIGEICMQMGAEMQPYVQMVLNNLVEIINRPNTPKTLLENTAITIGRLGYVCPQEVAPMLQQFIRPWCTSLRNIRDNEEKDSAFRGICMMIGVNPGGVVQDFIFFCDAVASWVSPKDDLRDMFYKILHGFKDQVGEENWQQFSEQFPPLLKERLAAFYGVSVCIVVGGIAGERAASRSRCALVEGG, from the exons ATGGACTGGCAGCCAGACGAGCAGGGCCTGCAGCAGGTCCTGCAGCTGCTCAAAGATTCACAGTCGCCCAACACGGCCACGCAGCGCATCGTGCAGGAt aaactcaaacaactcaaccaGTTTCCTGACTTCAACAACTACCTGATCTTTGTCCTGACCAGACTCAAGTCAGAAG ATGAGCCAACTCGCTCTCTCAGTGGCCTCATTCTCAAGAACAATGTGAAGGCACATTACCAGAGCTTCCCGCCGCCCGTGGCTGATTTTATCAAACAGGAGTGTCTCAACAATATTGGCGACGCCTCCTCGCTCATCCGAGCCACCATCG GCATTCTGATCACCACCATCGCTTCCAAGGGCGAACTGCAGATGTGGCCCGAGCTGCTGCCTCAGCTGTGCAACCTGCTCAACTCGGAGGATTACAACACTTGTGAG GGAGCCTTTGGGGCCCTGCAGAAGATCTGCGAAGACTCGTCTGAGCTTCTGGACAGTGATGCCCTCAACAGGCCCCTCAACATCATGATCCCCAAGTTTCTGCAATTCTTCAAGCACTGCAGCCCCAAGATCCG GTCCCATGCCATAGCCTGTGTGAACCAGTTCATCATGGACCGGGCCCAGGCACTGATGGACAATATTGACACCTTCATCGAG CACCTGTTTGCCCTGGCCGTGGACGATGACCCCGAGGTGCGGAAGAATGTATGCCGCGCCCTGGTGATGCTTCTGGAAGTGCGGATTGACAGGCTCATCCCCCACATGCACAGCATTATCCAG TACATGTTGCAGAGGACCCAGGACCATGATGAGAATGTGGCCCTTGAGGCCTGCGAGTTCTGGCTGACGCTGGCTGAGCAGCCCATCTGCAAGGAAGTCCTGGCCTCCCATCTGGTCCA GTTGATCCCCATTCTGGTAAATGGGATGAAATACTCGGAAATTGACATCATCCTGCTCAAG GGGGACGTGGAGGAGGACGAAGCAGTCCCTGACAGCGAGCAGGACATCAAGCCGCGCTTCCACAAGTCGCGCACAGTGACGCTGCCCCATGAGGCCGAGAGGCCCGATGGCTCCGAGGACACAGAGGACGATGATGACGACGATGCTTTGTCCGACTGGAATCTGA GGAAGTGCTCAGCAGCTGCACTGGACGTCCTCGCCAACGTCTTCCGGGAGGAACTGCTGCCCCACCTACTTCCCCTGCTCAAGGGCCTCCTCTTCCACCCCGAGTGGGTGGTCAAGGAGTCAGGCATCCTGGTGCTGGGTGCCATTGCTGAGG GCTGCATGCAGGGCATGGTGCCCTACCTACCTGAGCTGATCCCGCACCTCATCCAGTGCCTGTCAGACAAGAAGGCCCTGGTGCGGTCCATTGCCTGCTGGACGCTGAGCCGCTACGCCCACTGGGTGGTCAGCCAGCCGCCCGACATGCATCTCAAGCCTTTGATGACAGAGCTGCTCAAACGCATCCTGGATGGCAACAAGAGGGTGCAGGAGGCAGCCTGCAG TGCCTTTGCTACCCTGGAGGAGGAGGCCTGCACAGAGCTGGTGCCCTACCTCAGCTACATCCTGGACACCCTTGTCTTTGCCTTCGGCAAGTACCAGCACAAGAACCTGCTCATCCTCTACGACGCCATCGGCACCCTGGCCGACTCTGTGGGCCACCACCTCAACCAGCCG GAGTACATCCAGAAGCTGATGCCCCCACTGATCCAGAAGTGGAATGAGCTCAAGGATGAGGACAAGGATCTCTTCCCCCTGCTGGAG TGCCTGTCATCAGTGGCCACCGCCCTACAGAGCGGCTTCCTGCCCTACTGCGAACCCGTCTACCAGCGCTGTGTCACCCTGGTGCAGAAGACACTGGCCCAGGCCATG ATGTACACCCAGCACCCCGAGCAGTATGAGGCTCCCGACAAGGACTTCATGATCGTGGCACTGGACCTGCTCAGCGGCCTGGCCGAGGGCCTGGGGGTCCACGTGGAGCAGCTCGTGGCCCGCAGCAACATCATGACACTGCTTTTCCAGTGCATGCAG GACTCAATGCCCGAGGTCCGGCAGAGCTCCTTCGCCCTCCTGGGAGACCTCACCAAAGCCTGCTTCATACACGTCAAGCCCTGTATCG CCGAGTTCATGCCCATCCTGGGCACCAACCTGAATCCTGAGTTCATCTCTGTCTGCAACAATGCCACCTGGGCCATCGGTGAGATCTGCATGCAGATGG GGGCAGAGATGCAGCCATACGTGCAGATGGTCCTCAACAACCTGGTGGAGATCATTAACCGACCCAACACGCCCAAGACGCTGCTGGAAAACACAG CCATCACCATCGGCCGCCTGGGCTACGTGTGCCCACAGGAGGTGGCACCCATGCTGCAGCAGTTCATTCGGCCTTG GTGCACATCCCTCAGGAACATCAGGGACAATGAGGAGAAGGACTCAGCCTTCCGGGGCATCTGCATGATGATTGGCGTCAACCCTGGGGGCGTCGTGCAG gactttattttcttctgtgacGCTGTAGCCTCCTGGGTGAGCCCGAAGGATGACCTTCGGGACATGTTTTATAAG ATTCTCCATGGCTTCAAAGACCAAGTGGGAGAGGAGAACTGGCAGCAGTTCTCTGAGCAGTTCCCACCGCTGCTCAAGGAGAGGCTGGCGGCCTTCTACGGG GTTTCTGTCTGCATCGTCGTCGGAGGGATTGCTGGGGAGCGCGCTGCGTCCAGAAGTCGCTGTGCCCTGGTCGAGGGGGGTTAG
- the TRIR gene encoding telomerase RNA component interacting RNase isoform X1 has product MAARGRRAEPPGREAPGPAGSGGGGSRWAESGPGTSPESGDEEVLGAGSSPVSGGVNLFANDGSFLELFKRKMEEEQRQRQEEPPPGPQRPDQQAAAAGPGDPKRKGGPGPTLSFVGKRRGGNKLALKTGIVAKKQKTEDEVLTSKGDAWAKYMAEVKKYKAHQCGDDDKTRPLVK; this is encoded by the exons ATGGCTGCCCGAGGGAGACGGGCGGAGCCTCCGGGCCGGGAGGCGCCGGGCCCCGCGGGTAGCGGAGGTGGCGGGAGCCGATGGGCTGAGTCAGGGCCAGGGACGTCGCCCGAGAGCGGGGACGAGGAGGTGTTGGGCGCGGGTTCGAGCCCGGTGTCGGGCGGCGTGAACTTGTTCGCCAACGACGGCAGCTTCCTGGAGCTGTTCAAGCGGAAGATGGAGGAGGAGCAGCGGCAGCGGCAGGAGGAGCCTCCCCCGGGCCCGCAGCGACCCGACCAGCAGGCCGCCGCCGCGGGCCCTGGGGATCCGAAGAGGAAGGGCGGCCCAGGCCCCACACTCAGCTTC GTGGGCAAACGCAGAGGCGGGAACAAACTAGCCCTCAAGACGGGAATAGTAGCCAAGAAGCAGAAGACGGAGGATGAG gtATTAACAAGTAAAGGTGATGCATGGGCCAAGTACATGGCAGAAGTGAAAAAGTACAAAGCTCACCAGTGTGGTGATGATGATAAAACTCGTCCCCTGGTGAAATGA
- the TRIR gene encoding telomerase RNA component interacting RNase isoform X2 encodes MAARGRRAEPPGREAPGPAGSGGGGSRWAESGPGTSPESGDEEVLGAGSSPVSGGVNLFANDGSFLELFKRKMEEEQRQRQEEPPPGPQRPDQQAAAAGPGDPKRKGGGQTQRREQTSPQDGNSSQEAEDGG; translated from the exons ATGGCTGCCCGAGGGAGACGGGCGGAGCCTCCGGGCCGGGAGGCGCCGGGCCCCGCGGGTAGCGGAGGTGGCGGGAGCCGATGGGCTGAGTCAGGGCCAGGGACGTCGCCCGAGAGCGGGGACGAGGAGGTGTTGGGCGCGGGTTCGAGCCCGGTGTCGGGCGGCGTGAACTTGTTCGCCAACGACGGCAGCTTCCTGGAGCTGTTCAAGCGGAAGATGGAGGAGGAGCAGCGGCAGCGGCAGGAGGAGCCTCCCCCGGGCCCGCAGCGACCCGACCAGCAGGCCGCCGCCGCGGGCCCTGGGGATCCGAAGAGGAAGGGCG GTGGGCAAACGCAGAGGCGGGAACAAACTAGCCCTCAAGACGGGAATAGTAGCCAAGAAGCAGAAGACGGAGGATGA
- the TNPO2 gene encoding transportin-2 isoform X1 — protein MDWQPDEQGLQQVLQLLKDSQSPNTATQRIVQDKLKQLNQFPDFNNYLIFVLTRLKSEDEPTRSLSGLILKNNVKAHYQSFPPPVADFIKQECLNNIGDASSLIRATIGILITTIASKGELQMWPELLPQLCNLLNSEDYNTCEGAFGALQKICEDSSELLDSDALNRPLNIMIPKFLQFFKHCSPKIRSHAIACVNQFIMDRAQALMDNIDTFIEHLFALAVDDDPEVRKNVCRALVMLLEVRIDRLIPHMHSIIQYMLQRTQDHDENVALEACEFWLTLAEQPICKEVLASHLVQLIPILVNGMKYSEIDIILLKGDVEEDEAVPDSEQDIKPRFHKSRTVTLPHEAERPDGSEDTEDDDDDDALSDWNLRKCSAAALDVLANVFREELLPHLLPLLKGLLFHPEWVVKESGILVLGAIAEGCMQGMVPYLPELIPHLIQCLSDKKALVRSIACWTLSRYAHWVVSQPPDMHLKPLMTELLKRILDGNKRVQEAACSAFATLEEEACTELVPYLSYILDTLVFAFGKYQHKNLLILYDAIGTLADSVGHHLNQPEYIQKLMPPLIQKWNELKDEDKDLFPLLECLSSVATALQSGFLPYCEPVYQRCVTLVQKTLAQAMMYTQHPEQYEAPDKDFMIVALDLLSGLAEGLGVHVEQLVARSNIMTLLFQCMQDSMPEVRQSSFALLGDLTKACFIHVKPCIAEFMPILGTNLNPEFISVCNNATWAIGEICMQMGAEMQPYVQMVLNNLVEIINRPNTPKTLLENTAITIGRLGYVCPQEVAPMLQQFIRPWCTSLRNIRDNEEKDSAFRGICMMIGVNPGGVVQDFIFFCDAVASWVSPKDDLRDMFYKILHGFKDQVGEENWQQFSEQFPPLLKERLAAFYGV, from the exons ATGGACTGGCAGCCAGACGAGCAGGGCCTGCAGCAGGTCCTGCAGCTGCTCAAAGATTCACAGTCGCCCAACACGGCCACGCAGCGCATCGTGCAGGAt aaactcaaacaactcaaccaGTTTCCTGACTTCAACAACTACCTGATCTTTGTCCTGACCAGACTCAAGTCAGAAG ATGAGCCAACTCGCTCTCTCAGTGGCCTCATTCTCAAGAACAATGTGAAGGCACATTACCAGAGCTTCCCGCCGCCCGTGGCTGATTTTATCAAACAGGAGTGTCTCAACAATATTGGCGACGCCTCCTCGCTCATCCGAGCCACCATCG GCATTCTGATCACCACCATCGCTTCCAAGGGCGAACTGCAGATGTGGCCCGAGCTGCTGCCTCAGCTGTGCAACCTGCTCAACTCGGAGGATTACAACACTTGTGAG GGAGCCTTTGGGGCCCTGCAGAAGATCTGCGAAGACTCGTCTGAGCTTCTGGACAGTGATGCCCTCAACAGGCCCCTCAACATCATGATCCCCAAGTTTCTGCAATTCTTCAAGCACTGCAGCCCCAAGATCCG GTCCCATGCCATAGCCTGTGTGAACCAGTTCATCATGGACCGGGCCCAGGCACTGATGGACAATATTGACACCTTCATCGAG CACCTGTTTGCCCTGGCCGTGGACGATGACCCCGAGGTGCGGAAGAATGTATGCCGCGCCCTGGTGATGCTTCTGGAAGTGCGGATTGACAGGCTCATCCCCCACATGCACAGCATTATCCAG TACATGTTGCAGAGGACCCAGGACCATGATGAGAATGTGGCCCTTGAGGCCTGCGAGTTCTGGCTGACGCTGGCTGAGCAGCCCATCTGCAAGGAAGTCCTGGCCTCCCATCTGGTCCA GTTGATCCCCATTCTGGTAAATGGGATGAAATACTCGGAAATTGACATCATCCTGCTCAAG GGGGACGTGGAGGAGGACGAAGCAGTCCCTGACAGCGAGCAGGACATCAAGCCGCGCTTCCACAAGTCGCGCACAGTGACGCTGCCCCATGAGGCCGAGAGGCCCGATGGCTCCGAGGACACAGAGGACGATGATGACGACGATGCTTTGTCCGACTGGAATCTGA GGAAGTGCTCAGCAGCTGCACTGGACGTCCTCGCCAACGTCTTCCGGGAGGAACTGCTGCCCCACCTACTTCCCCTGCTCAAGGGCCTCCTCTTCCACCCCGAGTGGGTGGTCAAGGAGTCAGGCATCCTGGTGCTGGGTGCCATTGCTGAGG GCTGCATGCAGGGCATGGTGCCCTACCTACCTGAGCTGATCCCGCACCTCATCCAGTGCCTGTCAGACAAGAAGGCCCTGGTGCGGTCCATTGCCTGCTGGACGCTGAGCCGCTACGCCCACTGGGTGGTCAGCCAGCCGCCCGACATGCATCTCAAGCCTTTGATGACAGAGCTGCTCAAACGCATCCTGGATGGCAACAAGAGGGTGCAGGAGGCAGCCTGCAG TGCCTTTGCTACCCTGGAGGAGGAGGCCTGCACAGAGCTGGTGCCCTACCTCAGCTACATCCTGGACACCCTTGTCTTTGCCTTCGGCAAGTACCAGCACAAGAACCTGCTCATCCTCTACGACGCCATCGGCACCCTGGCCGACTCTGTGGGCCACCACCTCAACCAGCCG GAGTACATCCAGAAGCTGATGCCCCCACTGATCCAGAAGTGGAATGAGCTCAAGGATGAGGACAAGGATCTCTTCCCCCTGCTGGAG TGCCTGTCATCAGTGGCCACCGCCCTACAGAGCGGCTTCCTGCCCTACTGCGAACCCGTCTACCAGCGCTGTGTCACCCTGGTGCAGAAGACACTGGCCCAGGCCATG ATGTACACCCAGCACCCCGAGCAGTATGAGGCTCCCGACAAGGACTTCATGATCGTGGCACTGGACCTGCTCAGCGGCCTGGCCGAGGGCCTGGGGGTCCACGTGGAGCAGCTCGTGGCCCGCAGCAACATCATGACACTGCTTTTCCAGTGCATGCAG GACTCAATGCCCGAGGTCCGGCAGAGCTCCTTCGCCCTCCTGGGAGACCTCACCAAAGCCTGCTTCATACACGTCAAGCCCTGTATCG CCGAGTTCATGCCCATCCTGGGCACCAACCTGAATCCTGAGTTCATCTCTGTCTGCAACAATGCCACCTGGGCCATCGGTGAGATCTGCATGCAGATGG GGGCAGAGATGCAGCCATACGTGCAGATGGTCCTCAACAACCTGGTGGAGATCATTAACCGACCCAACACGCCCAAGACGCTGCTGGAAAACACAG CCATCACCATCGGCCGCCTGGGCTACGTGTGCCCACAGGAGGTGGCACCCATGCTGCAGCAGTTCATTCGGCCTTG GTGCACATCCCTCAGGAACATCAGGGACAATGAGGAGAAGGACTCAGCCTTCCGGGGCATCTGCATGATGATTGGCGTCAACCCTGGGGGCGTCGTGCAG gactttattttcttctgtgacGCTGTAGCCTCCTGGGTGAGCCCGAAGGATGACCTTCGGGACATGTTTTATAAG ATTCTCCATGGCTTCAAAGACCAAGTGGGAGAGGAGAACTGGCAGCAGTTCTCTGAGCAGTTCCCACCGCTGCTCAAGGAGAGGCTGGCGGCCTTCTACGGGGTCTAG